A single window of Bordetella genomosp. 11 DNA harbors:
- a CDS encoding ANTAR domain-containing response regulator, translating to MSSIRRLYEDLRSISVAVVHPPGEDRELLIEQLKRIGCRLQVFWPYCQEPPRGADVVFFHLSQDIPSGGMWCASATEATLIALSDYESPTTLKLLLDSSAHGVLTKPFRSSGVLSTLVLARSAQGFQQRQQAKIQKLEATIKSRRQIDKAIKVLVDHQGMDEIKAYEHMRARATSLRVTVAEVASMVIDAQEVMEKLGLGRS from the coding sequence ATGAGCAGCATACGCCGCCTCTACGAAGATCTGCGCAGCATCAGCGTCGCGGTCGTGCATCCGCCCGGCGAGGATCGCGAACTGCTGATCGAGCAGCTCAAGCGCATCGGCTGCCGCCTGCAGGTGTTCTGGCCGTATTGCCAGGAGCCGCCGCGCGGCGCGGACGTGGTGTTCTTCCACCTGTCGCAGGATATTCCCAGCGGCGGCATGTGGTGCGCCAGCGCGACGGAGGCGACGTTGATCGCCTTGTCTGACTACGAAAGCCCCACCACGCTGAAACTGTTGCTGGACAGCAGCGCCCATGGCGTGCTGACCAAGCCCTTCCGGTCTTCCGGCGTATTGAGCACGCTGGTGCTGGCACGTTCGGCGCAGGGCTTCCAGCAGCGCCAGCAGGCCAAGATCCAGAAGCTGGAAGCCACCATCAAATCGCGGCGCCAGATCGACAAGGCCATCAAAGTGCTGGTGGACCACCAGGGCATGGACGAGATCAAGGCCTACGAGCACATGCGCGCCCGGGCGACCAGCCTGCGCGTGACGGTGGCCGAGGTGGCCTCGATGGTGATCGATGCCCAGGAAGTCATGGAGAAGCTGGGCCTGGGGCGGTCCTAG
- a CDS encoding DUF2244 domain-containing protein, with translation MRRLSLNTDDLASAAPPAAGGWAFPWRPPRGSRVWRLKRNCALRPVQYAAGIGLLMGMSTLVALACWIRGIWLVPVFCGLELAAVGTAALAYARHAIDGETVTLTDAREVRVEVDQGLRHETYLLPAQGLRVIKDADDTLWLRQGATRLQVGAHASAAVREAFEADLRAMLAGGMGP, from the coding sequence ATGAGACGCCTTAGCCTGAACACCGACGACCTGGCGTCGGCAGCCCCGCCGGCAGCCGGCGGCTGGGCGTTTCCATGGCGCCCGCCGCGCGGGTCCCGGGTCTGGCGCCTCAAGCGCAACTGCGCGTTGCGGCCGGTGCAGTACGCGGCGGGCATCGGCCTGCTCATGGGGATGTCGACGCTGGTGGCGCTGGCCTGCTGGATACGCGGCATCTGGCTGGTGCCGGTTTTCTGCGGCCTGGAGCTCGCCGCCGTCGGCACCGCGGCGTTGGCGTACGCCCGCCACGCCATAGACGGCGAAACCGTCACGTTGACGGATGCGCGCGAGGTCCGGGTAGAGGTAGACCAGGGTTTGCGGCATGAAACCTATCTGCTGCCGGCGCAGGGACTGCGCGTGATCAAGGACGCCGACGACACCTTGTGGCTGCGCCAGGGCGCCACACGCCTGCAGGTCGGCGCCCATGCGTCCGCGGCGGTGCGCGAGGCGTTCGAGGCGGACCTGCGCGCCATGCTGGCGGGCGGTATGGGGCCCTAG
- the ctaD gene encoding cytochrome c oxidase subunit I, whose amino-acid sequence MSSYTGGQGVVHAPGHAGHGHDEHAHGVPHGWRRWLMATNHKDIGTMYLIFSFVMLLEGGVLALLLRTELFEPGIQFFQPELFNQFTTMHGLVMVFGAIMPAFVGFANWMIPMQIGAADMAFARMNNLSFWILPMAAVLLTASFFVPGGATAAGWTLYAPLSVQMGPGMDMAIFALHIMGASSIMGAINIIVTILNMRAPGMTLMKMPLFCWTWLITAFLLLGVMPVLAATVTMVLTDRHFGTDFFNAAAGGDPVLYQHLFWFFGHPEVYIMILPAFGIISAVIPTFSRKQLFGYASMVYAVAAIAVLSFIVWAHHMFATGMPVTGQLYFMYATMLISIPTGVKVFNWVATMWRGQLSFETPMLFAIGFIFVFTIGGFTGLILSIAPIDIQVHDTYYVVAHFHYVLVAGSLFGLFAGTYYWIPKWTGYMYSEKLGKLHFWSSMISFNLTFFPMHFLGLAGMPRRYVDYAAQFTTFHQIATIGAYWFGLSQLIFLYAVLRCFAGKGARAPASPWEGAAGLEWTVPSPAPFHTFETPPEVK is encoded by the coding sequence ATGAGCAGCTATACAGGCGGACAAGGGGTGGTACATGCCCCCGGGCATGCCGGGCATGGCCACGACGAACACGCGCACGGCGTGCCGCACGGCTGGCGACGCTGGCTGATGGCGACGAACCACAAGGACATCGGCACGATGTACCTGATTTTCTCGTTCGTCATGCTGCTGGAAGGCGGGGTCCTCGCCCTGCTGCTGCGCACCGAGCTCTTCGAGCCCGGCATCCAGTTCTTCCAGCCCGAATTGTTCAACCAGTTCACCACCATGCACGGCCTGGTGATGGTGTTCGGCGCGATCATGCCGGCCTTCGTGGGTTTCGCGAACTGGATGATCCCGATGCAGATCGGCGCGGCCGACATGGCGTTCGCGCGGATGAACAACCTGAGTTTCTGGATCCTGCCGATGGCCGCGGTGCTGCTGACCGCGTCGTTCTTCGTGCCCGGCGGCGCGACGGCAGCCGGGTGGACGCTGTATGCCCCGCTGTCGGTCCAGATGGGCCCGGGCATGGATATGGCGATCTTCGCGCTGCACATCATGGGCGCCTCGTCCATTATGGGCGCGATCAACATCATCGTCACCATCCTGAACATGCGCGCGCCCGGCATGACGCTGATGAAGATGCCGCTATTCTGCTGGACCTGGCTGATCACCGCCTTCCTGCTGCTGGGGGTGATGCCGGTGCTGGCGGCAACCGTCACCATGGTCCTGACGGACCGCCACTTCGGCACCGATTTCTTCAACGCCGCCGCCGGCGGCGATCCGGTCCTGTACCAGCACCTGTTCTGGTTCTTCGGGCATCCGGAGGTCTACATCATGATCCTGCCGGCGTTCGGGATCATCTCGGCCGTCATCCCGACGTTCTCCCGCAAGCAGCTGTTCGGCTACGCATCCATGGTCTACGCCGTGGCGGCGATCGCGGTGCTGTCCTTCATCGTGTGGGCGCACCATATGTTCGCCACCGGCATGCCGGTGACCGGGCAGCTGTACTTCATGTACGCGACCATGCTGATCTCCATCCCCACCGGGGTGAAGGTGTTCAACTGGGTGGCCACGATGTGGCGGGGACAGCTCAGCTTCGAGACCCCGATGCTGTTCGCCATCGGCTTCATTTTCGTCTTCACGATAGGCGGCTTCACCGGCCTGATCCTGTCGATCGCGCCCATCGACATCCAGGTGCATGACACCTATTACGTGGTGGCGCACTTCCATTACGTCCTGGTGGCCGGCTCGCTGTTCGGGCTGTTCGCCGGCACCTATTACTGGATTCCGAAGTGGACCGGCTACATGTACAGCGAGAAGCTGGGCAAGCTGCACTTCTGGTCCTCGATGATCTCGTTCAACCTGACCTTCTTTCCCATGCATTTCCTGGGCCTGGCGGGCATGCCGCGCCGCTATGTCGACTACGCCGCGCAGTTCACGACCTTTCACCAGATCGCCACCATCGGCGCGTACTGGTTCGGCCTGTCGCAGCTGATCTTCCTGTATGCGGTGCTGCGCTGCTTCGCCGGGAAAGGGGCCAGGGCACCGGCCAGCCCCTGGGAAGGCGCGGCGGGACTGGAGTGGACAGTGCCCTCCCCGGCGCCCTTCCATACCTTCGAAACGCCGCCGGAAGTAAAGTAG
- a CDS encoding PAS domain-containing hybrid sensor histidine kinase/response regulator codes for MSEAGGKGRVSTDRVARALLESATDFAIFTVDLSLRITSWNSGACKVFGWAEDEALGADSAMIFTPESRRRGDHRLEAETARTQGRAEDERWHMRKDGSRLWASGLMQPFLDDLTGEHIGYLKIVRDRTEVHLAESRAKAVDARFRALVESSPQMTFFTDVRGRVIYTSPYWSRYTGREQGGELRGHWTESIHPDDRKPVQRAWHDAMMRGVGCEMEIRFLRAADNTWRWFMARAAPIDEDGRVGGWLIIAFDIDMVVAARNDLRRSQRLLLNEVARGKAERDRTWQLANDLMVVTDFDGYVLDANPAWTVQLGWKHEELLGNNILALVRSDYALLAQSQLKRLQRGHATSRFVCECRHRDGSFRTLSWTAVPGDGLVHAVAQDVTAENEAMAELELAHEALRQSQKMEAVGQLTGGIAHDFNNLLTGIIGALQLMQKRADRGMVVDITRYADMAMESAKRAAALTHRLLAFSRRQPLAPKPTPPNALIRALTELFERTLGERIALEVDLQDDLWDVLCDPHQLENAILNLVINARDAMPDGGTLTITARNVDLDNVAVDSAVILTAGEYVCICVTDTGVGMPADVAAKAFEPFFSTKPQGEGTGLGLSMVYGFVRQSGGYTDLDSRPGEGTSIRLYLPRYTGRPAPEQDAPAGPEPAAALRATQQPLVLVVEDDPRVRDLLVEVLLDLQCRVVEAADGLSGLRILNDTPSIQLVISDIGLPGMDGRRMVEQARAVHPGLKVILVTGYAQSLALTEGLRDPGVELVTKPFGIDEITRRITAILAS; via the coding sequence ATGAGCGAAGCCGGCGGGAAGGGACGCGTTTCAACGGATCGCGTTGCCCGTGCATTGCTGGAAAGCGCTACCGACTTCGCGATCTTCACGGTGGATCTATCCTTGCGCATTACCAGCTGGAATAGCGGCGCATGCAAAGTGTTCGGTTGGGCAGAGGACGAGGCGCTGGGAGCGGACTCCGCGATGATCTTCACGCCGGAGTCGCGTCGGCGCGGCGACCACCGCCTGGAAGCGGAGACCGCGCGCACGCAGGGCCGAGCCGAGGACGAGCGCTGGCACATGCGCAAGGACGGCTCGCGGCTCTGGGCATCCGGGCTGATGCAGCCCTTCCTGGACGATCTCACGGGCGAGCACATCGGCTACCTGAAGATCGTCCGGGACCGGACGGAAGTGCATCTGGCAGAGAGCAGGGCGAAGGCGGTCGACGCCCGGTTCCGCGCCCTGGTCGAAAGCTCGCCGCAGATGACGTTCTTCACCGACGTTCGTGGGCGCGTCATCTATACCAGTCCCTACTGGTCCCGCTATACGGGCCGCGAGCAGGGCGGCGAGCTGCGCGGGCACTGGACGGAATCCATCCACCCGGACGACCGCAAGCCGGTGCAGCGGGCCTGGCACGATGCCATGATGAGGGGCGTGGGTTGCGAGATGGAAATTCGCTTCCTGCGCGCCGCCGACAACACGTGGCGCTGGTTCATGGCCCGTGCCGCGCCTATCGATGAGGACGGCCGCGTGGGCGGCTGGCTTATCATTGCTTTCGACATCGATATGGTCGTCGCCGCCCGCAACGACCTGCGCCGCAGCCAAAGGCTGCTGCTGAACGAAGTGGCGCGGGGCAAGGCGGAACGCGACCGCACCTGGCAGTTGGCCAACGACCTGATGGTGGTGACGGACTTCGATGGCTACGTGCTGGATGCCAATCCGGCGTGGACGGTGCAGCTGGGCTGGAAGCACGAGGAACTGCTGGGCAACAATATCCTGGCGCTGGTGCGTTCCGATTACGCCTTGCTGGCGCAGAGCCAGCTCAAGCGGCTTCAGCGCGGGCATGCGACATCGCGCTTCGTGTGCGAGTGCCGGCATCGGGACGGCAGCTTCCGTACCCTGTCGTGGACGGCCGTGCCCGGCGATGGCCTGGTCCACGCGGTGGCCCAGGACGTGACCGCCGAGAACGAGGCCATGGCAGAGCTGGAACTGGCGCATGAAGCGCTGCGGCAGTCGCAGAAGATGGAAGCGGTCGGCCAACTGACCGGCGGCATCGCGCACGACTTCAATAACCTGTTGACCGGCATCATCGGCGCATTGCAGCTCATGCAGAAGCGGGCCGATCGCGGCATGGTGGTGGATATCACGCGCTACGCCGACATGGCAATGGAATCGGCCAAGCGCGCCGCGGCGCTGACGCACCGCCTCCTGGCGTTTTCGCGCCGCCAGCCCCTGGCGCCCAAGCCCACGCCGCCCAATGCGCTGATCCGGGCGCTGACCGAGCTCTTCGAGCGTACGCTGGGCGAAAGGATCGCCCTGGAAGTCGACCTGCAGGATGATCTGTGGGACGTCCTGTGCGACCCCCATCAGCTCGAAAACGCCATACTGAACCTGGTGATCAATGCACGCGACGCCATGCCCGACGGCGGCACACTGACCATCACCGCGCGCAATGTGGATCTCGACAATGTCGCCGTGGACAGCGCGGTTATCCTGACCGCGGGCGAGTACGTCTGCATCTGCGTCACCGATACCGGCGTCGGCATGCCCGCCGACGTGGCCGCCAAGGCGTTCGAACCCTTTTTCAGTACCAAGCCGCAGGGCGAAGGCACGGGCCTGGGCTTGTCCATGGTGTACGGTTTCGTCCGCCAGTCGGGCGGCTACACGGACCTGGACAGCCGGCCGGGCGAGGGCACATCCATCCGCCTGTACCTGCCGCGGTACACGGGCCGTCCGGCGCCGGAGCAGGATGCGCCCGCCGGGCCGGAGCCGGCGGCCGCCCTGCGGGCGACGCAACAACCGCTGGTGCTGGTCGTGGAAGACGATCCCCGGGTGCGCGACCTGTTGGTGGAAGTGCTGCTGGACCTGCAATGCCGGGTGGTGGAGGCGGCCGACGGCCTGTCGGGACTGCGCATCCTGAACGACACGCCCAGTATCCAGCTGGTGATCAGCGACATCGGGCTGCCCGGCATGGACGGGCGCCGCATGGTCGAGCAGGCGCGCGCTGTCCATCCCGGCCTCAAAGTCATCCTGGTCACGGGCTATGCGCAGAGCCTGGCGCTGACCGAGGGCCTGCGCGATCCTGGCGTGGAGCTGGTCACCAAGCCATTCGGCATCGACGAGATCACCCGGCGCATCACCGCCATCCTGGCTTCCTGA
- a CDS encoding succinate dehydrogenase/fumarate reductase iron-sulfur subunit — MDMLEVRVWRSAGAGEFVTYRVPRHTSQTVLDVVTYIQRELQPDLGYRYACRVGMCGSCAMTVNGKARWTCRTHVSKVATDGRLEVAPLSNLPVIKDLVTDMSSFFDKWAQAKGSFTGTLSRHDDFARVPPASPRRQAVDAGIECIGCGVCYASCDVVTWRPDYLGPAALNRAWTLMNDERDTQGAERLRAVAGDAGCHSCHTQGSCTERCPKAISPTAGIAGLKRMAAKAAVKGEL, encoded by the coding sequence ATGGATATGTTGGAAGTCAGGGTATGGCGCAGTGCCGGCGCGGGCGAGTTCGTTACCTACCGCGTGCCGCGCCACACCAGTCAAACCGTGCTGGATGTCGTCACCTACATCCAGCGCGAGCTGCAGCCCGACCTGGGATACCGCTATGCCTGCCGCGTGGGCATGTGCGGTTCCTGTGCGATGACGGTCAATGGCAAGGCCCGCTGGACCTGTCGCACCCATGTCTCCAAGGTGGCCACGGATGGCCGGCTGGAAGTCGCGCCGCTGTCCAATCTGCCGGTCATCAAGGACCTGGTCACCGACATGAGCAGCTTCTTCGATAAATGGGCCCAGGCCAAGGGCAGTTTTACCGGCACGCTGTCGCGGCATGACGATTTCGCGCGCGTGCCGCCGGCCTCGCCACGCCGGCAGGCGGTGGACGCCGGCATCGAATGCATAGGCTGCGGTGTCTGCTACGCGTCCTGCGACGTGGTGACCTGGCGCCCCGATTACCTGGGTCCCGCGGCATTGAACCGCGCCTGGACGTTGATGAACGACGAGCGCGATACGCAGGGCGCGGAGCGCCTGCGAGCCGTGGCGGGCGACGCCGGCTGCCATTCGTGCCATACGCAAGGCAGCTGTACGGAGCGCTGTCCCAAGGCCATCTCGCCCACGGCCGGCATCGCCGGCCTGAAGCGGATGGCGGCCAAGGCCGCCGTAAAAGGGGAGCTGTGA
- a CDS encoding succinate dehydrogenase — protein sequence MAAMGVRTQARLWYYQRVSAMVLALFVAVHIGIIVYAVRGGLTGAEILARTQGSIGFAIFYGVFVLACAVHVPIGLLRIAEEWLRWRGPPAVAAALAFALVLAVMGLRAVYGVVA from the coding sequence ATGGCCGCGATGGGTGTACGCACGCAGGCGCGGCTTTGGTACTACCAGCGCGTCAGCGCAATGGTGCTGGCGCTATTCGTCGCCGTCCATATCGGCATCATCGTCTATGCCGTGCGCGGCGGCCTGACGGGCGCCGAGATACTGGCGCGCACGCAGGGCAGCATCGGCTTCGCCATCTTCTACGGCGTCTTCGTACTGGCCTGCGCGGTGCATGTGCCCATCGGCCTGCTGCGCATCGCGGAGGAATGGCTGCGCTGGCGCGGACCTCCGGCGGTGGCGGCCGCGCTGGCCTTCGCGCTCGTGCTTGCCGTCATGGGATTGCGCGCGGTGTACGGGGTGGTCGCATGA
- the sdhC gene encoding succinate dehydrogenase, cytochrome b556 subunit, with the protein MRRNDARARNHPAYWAFLVHRLSGLALALFLPVHFWALGQAIKGEQALDGFLRFADRPLFKFAEWGLVVLLSLHLMGGLRLLVIEFAPWTHLRKDWLAVGLGVGACTGLAFLLALLR; encoded by the coding sequence ATGCGTCGCAACGATGCGCGCGCCCGCAATCACCCGGCGTATTGGGCATTCCTGGTGCACCGGTTGTCGGGCCTGGCGCTGGCGCTCTTCCTGCCCGTGCATTTCTGGGCCCTGGGGCAGGCGATCAAGGGGGAGCAGGCGCTGGATGGCTTCCTGCGCTTCGCGGACCGGCCGCTGTTCAAGTTCGCGGAGTGGGGCCTGGTGGTACTGCTTTCGCTGCATCTGATGGGCGGCTTGCGGCTGCTCGTCATCGAATTCGCGCCCTGGACCCATTTGCGCAAGGATTGGCTGGCTGTGGGACTGGGTGTCGGCGCCTGTACGGGCCTGGCGTTTCTGCTGGCGTTGCTGCGGTAA
- a CDS encoding Bug family tripartite tricarboxylate transporter substrate binding protein yields MHEYLYELSRRPRNWLHTCILAFATTAMAMSGIVHADSAWPDKPVRIIVPFTAGGTTDVVARVVGAELGQMWHQSVVIDNRPGAGGAIGATLTAKSPPDGYTLLMASGSMFTVNPYLYRNLPYTLKDFDYITNVASGPMLVLVNNSVPAHNLKELIALAKSQPKKLNFGSAGNGSQVHMAGEYLADAAGIQITHVPYKGEALAYNDLMAGQVQLVVGNIAAASVFAKSGKARALAVTGPARSPMMPDVPTAKEAGLPNYETTGWFALVTAAGTPKAVIDKIQRDTAKVLQMPAVREKLAGQGMTPVGNTPDQLFKSIQDESGKWKAIVERRNLSID; encoded by the coding sequence ATGCACGAGTATCTGTACGAGCTGTCCAGGCGCCCCAGGAATTGGCTGCACACCTGTATCCTGGCCTTCGCGACGACCGCCATGGCGATGTCCGGCATCGTACATGCCGATTCCGCCTGGCCCGACAAGCCCGTCCGCATCATCGTTCCGTTTACCGCCGGCGGCACGACGGACGTGGTGGCGCGGGTGGTCGGGGCCGAGCTGGGCCAGATGTGGCACCAATCGGTCGTCATCGATAATCGCCCCGGCGCGGGCGGCGCGATCGGCGCGACGCTGACGGCCAAGTCGCCGCCCGACGGCTATACCTTGCTGATGGCCTCGGGCAGCATGTTCACGGTGAATCCTTACCTGTACCGCAATCTGCCCTATACGCTGAAGGACTTCGACTACATCACCAACGTGGCCAGCGGCCCGATGCTGGTGCTGGTGAACAACTCGGTGCCGGCCCACAACCTGAAGGAGTTGATCGCGCTGGCCAAGTCCCAGCCGAAGAAACTGAACTTCGGTTCGGCCGGCAATGGCAGCCAGGTCCACATGGCCGGCGAATACCTGGCCGACGCCGCCGGCATCCAGATCACCCATGTCCCCTATAAGGGCGAAGCGCTGGCCTATAACGATCTGATGGCCGGACAGGTGCAACTGGTGGTCGGCAACATTGCCGCGGCCTCGGTGTTCGCCAAGAGCGGCAAGGCGCGCGCGCTGGCCGTCACTGGGCCGGCGCGCTCGCCCATGATGCCCGACGTGCCCACCGCCAAGGAAGCCGGCCTGCCGAACTACGAAACGACGGGATGGTTTGCCCTGGTGACCGCCGCCGGCACGCCCAAGGCCGTCATCGACAAGATCCAGCGCGACACCGCCAAGGTATTGCAGATGCCCGCCGTGCGCGAAAAGCTGGCCGGCCAGGGCATGACGCCGGTGGGCAATACGCCGGATCAACTGTTCAAAAGTATCCAGGACGAATCCGGGAAGTGGAAGGCGATCGTCGAACGCCGGAATCTTTCCATCGATTGA
- a CDS encoding fumarate hydratase yields the protein MKPDLAAVEEAAKDLYVRALKILPPDIKAGIDSLAEMESSPVARGVLQTMRTNIRVAEDQENLLCQDTGIPIYNVAIGRNVQVDGHALKQAIRKGCERATREHPLRSSVVHPLTRKNNHTSCGFDVPVIHIDFDDTPDRLSIEMIPKGSGSENNSFLKMAVPAEGVDAIKAFVVDCVIAAGGKTCPPTIVGVGVGGTSDLCVALAKRAATRPLGTQCQDPGGAELERALSAAVNQLGVGPQGLGGDGTAFAVHIELAHTHITMNPVAVNMQCHSARRARAVFTPQGIDYGF from the coding sequence ATGAAGCCAGACCTCGCGGCGGTGGAAGAGGCCGCCAAAGATCTTTACGTCCGCGCGCTGAAGATCCTGCCGCCCGATATCAAGGCGGGGATAGACAGCCTGGCGGAAATGGAAAGCTCGCCGGTCGCGCGCGGGGTGCTGCAAACCATGCGCACCAACATCCGCGTGGCCGAGGATCAGGAAAACCTGCTTTGCCAGGACACCGGCATCCCCATCTATAACGTGGCGATCGGCCGCAACGTGCAGGTGGACGGACATGCGCTGAAGCAGGCCATCCGCAAGGGCTGCGAGCGCGCGACGCGCGAACATCCCCTGCGTTCGTCCGTCGTCCACCCGTTGACGCGGAAGAACAACCATACATCCTGCGGTTTCGATGTCCCGGTCATCCACATCGACTTCGACGACACGCCGGACCGCCTTTCCATCGAGATGATTCCCAAGGGCAGCGGGTCGGAGAACAATTCCTTCCTGAAGATGGCCGTGCCGGCCGAAGGCGTGGACGCGATCAAGGCCTTCGTCGTGGATTGCGTCATCGCCGCGGGCGGCAAGACCTGTCCCCCCACCATCGTCGGCGTCGGCGTGGGCGGAACCTCCGACCTGTGCGTGGCGCTTGCCAAGCGCGCCGCCACCCGGCCGCTGGGCACGCAGTGCCAGGATCCCGGCGGCGCCGAACTGGAGCGCGCGCTGTCGGCCGCCGTCAACCAGCTGGGCGTGGGGCCGCAGGGGCTGGGCGGCGACGGCACGGCCTTCGCCGTGCACATCGAGCTCGCGCACACCCACATCACGATGAACCCGGTCGCGGTGAACATGCAATGCCATTCGGCGCGGCGCGCCCGCGCGGTCTTCACGCCGCAAGGCATCGATTACGGATTCTGA
- a CDS encoding fumarate hydratase C-terminal domain-containing protein, whose translation MAHHELTMPVTEAQVRQLRVNDTVTLQRTLYGIRDATQIHMFDKGRKTRMDLNGHAVIHTAPNVRKVPVSEANPAGYESVCIGTTTSDRMERFTRPLMAEYGVRLVIGKGGLRQGSQDAFRELGGAYLAIIGGTAALETTWIEQIEDVDLDDLNPESLWRFRIRDFGPLLVAMDSHGGSLYDAVRHDTEARRAAVLASLGVAAS comes from the coding sequence ATGGCGCATCACGAACTCACCATGCCGGTCACCGAGGCGCAGGTCCGGCAGCTGCGCGTGAACGATACGGTCACGCTGCAACGGACGCTCTACGGCATCCGCGATGCCACGCAGATCCATATGTTCGACAAGGGACGCAAGACCCGGATGGACCTGAACGGCCACGCGGTCATCCACACCGCGCCCAATGTCCGCAAGGTGCCGGTCAGCGAGGCAAACCCCGCGGGCTACGAATCCGTCTGCATCGGGACCACGACATCGGACCGCATGGAGCGCTTCACGCGGCCGCTGATGGCCGAATACGGCGTGCGCCTGGTCATCGGCAAGGGCGGGCTGCGCCAGGGCTCGCAGGATGCCTTCCGCGAGCTGGGCGGCGCCTATCTGGCCATCATCGGCGGCACCGCCGCGCTGGAAACCACCTGGATCGAACAGATCGAGGACGTGGACCTGGACGACCTGAATCCCGAATCGCTGTGGCGGTTCCGGATCCGCGATTTCGGTCCGCTGCTGGTCGCCATGGATAGCCATGGCGGCAGCCTGTACGACGCCGTCCGGCATGACACCGAAGCCCGCCGCGCGGCGGTCCTGGCCAGCCTGGGGGTGGCCGCGTCATGA